The following DNA comes from Lemur catta isolate mLemCat1 chromosome 19, mLemCat1.pri, whole genome shotgun sequence.
agacacttccaccttttggcaGTTGTAAAATATGCTGCTACGAACATGAGTGTCCTGgtatctcttcaagaccctgcttttgattcttttgggtacattggaattgctggatcagatggtaattctgtttttcatttttttgaggaactgccgtagtgttttccatagtggctgcaccattttacattcccagcagtgcacaagggttccagtttctccgtGCCCTCATGCAGCcttgtgattttctgttttcttttttaatagtagcAATTCTTATATTcataagataatattttatcatggttttgatttgtatttccctaatgattagtgatgttaaatatcttttcatatgcttgttggccatttgtatatcttctttaaagaaatgtctgttcaagtcctttgcccactttttaatctggttatttggtttttattgttgtgagttgtttaaaagctttttaatggGTATTTTCAAGCATATACAAAAAATGGAGTTGCGTAATGAATCACTcattttcaccattctttttcattttgtcaatatttttcaCCACTCCCACCCACACCTGTAAGTTTTTTGTcctgcaaaattttaaaataaatcccagccaggtgcagtggctcatgcctgtaatctcagcactttgggaggccaaggcgagagggtcgcttgaggccagaagttagaGACCTacctgtgcaagagcgagaccctgtttctacaaaaaatagaaaaattagctaggtgtgatggtgcatgcctgtagtcccagctactcggaagactgaggttgcagtgagctatcatgacgccactTCTCTTTGTCCCTGGCACTAGAGTgaggccttgtctcaaaaataaataaataaaataaatcctacaTATGGGgtattttatccataaatatttcagaaagttttTCTAATAGAAGACTATTTTAGAAGCATAAACCAATAAAATTATTGCACCTAGCAAAATTAATTTCTTACAATTATCTAATACCCAGTTCATGCTTAGTtttccccagttttttttttcctttttttcttttttcttttggcatattatgggggtacaaatgtttaggttacatatatattgcccttgccccacccgagtcagagcttcaagcgtgtccatcccccagacggtgcgcatcgcacacattatgtgtgtatatacccatcccctcctccccgcttccccagttgttttaaaatatctttttattgaaTGGTTTGTTGCAGGCAAGGTCCACATCTTGCCTTTGCGTTGatgtttcttaatctctcttaATCTATAACACCCCTACCCTCACCCCCCATGTTATATGGTTGTAGAAGAAACGTTTTCACTTGACTGTATGATCTCCCACATTCTAGAAGTCTGATTTCATAAATTGCTCTTTCAGTTTCATGTGGAGGAACAAATTAGGGGGCTGGGGCATGGGCAGGGAGACCAGAAAGAAGGCTattgccccagcccagcctggagaGGAAGAAGGCTGGATTGGCggggcagtggaggagggagaggtgggctgATGCTGGCCATTTAAAAGGTGGGCCAGAAGAATGGCTTGTGGGGATGAGGTAGAGAAAgcctgggtgggaggcagggcccaggggagaCACAGGCTTGGAGCCCAGGGACTCCCGGGTGTGGGTATCCCTAGACAGGGATGTGTCTGAACCTGATGGCACTGACCCAGCGACGCCACCGCCCATGCAGGTTCCCACTGAAGGATGGTCCCCGGCTGCAGGCCTGGCTGCGGTGCATGGGCTGTGAGCACTGGGTGCCCAGCTGTCACCAGCACTTGTGCAGCGAGCACTTCACGCCCTCCTGCTTCCAGTGGCGCTGGGGTGTGCGCTACCTGAGGCCTGATGCGGTGCCCTCCATCTTCTCCCGGGCACCGCCCGCCAAGGTGAGCCCCAGGAGGTGCTACTGCTGAATCTGatccccagctctctcctcctAAGGGAAGTCCCTCCTTGAGTCTAACCCTCAGCCCTCCCCTCCGGACGGAAATTCCTCCTTGAAGTCTGGCCTTAGGGAAGTCCCCCCTGGAGACTGACGCCCCCCTCAACCCTTACCTCCTGAGGAGCTCCCCCTTAGAATCCAGCCCTGatgccccccatcccctgccTTGTCTTTCAGAGCCAGCGGGGTACCCGAAGCACCAAGAAGCGGGTTGTGCCGCTACCTCCGCAGGAGGCTacgccccagcccccaggccgcACCATCGCTGCCCCTGGCCCAGTACACCTAGTGGTGCTGGGCCCCGCAGCGGGGACCCCCGAGGCTGCGGCCACCGTGCTCCTGCCCGCCCTTCCCACTTCGCCCACTCTCGCGGGGCCACGGCCTGACGTCCCGGCCCAGCAGGCCGGGGCCGGGCTGGGCGCGGCGCTGGGAGCGCTGCAGCGGCGCGTGCGGAGGCTGCAGCGGCGCCACCAGCGGCACCAGGTGCAGCTGCGGGCTCTGGAGCAGCTGGCGCAGCAGCTGCTGGCGCAGGCGCGCCGGGGCCTGCAGCGCGTGGTGAGTGCCCGCCCCTCCAGGCAGCCCCGCGGGCGGCCTGCCTAGCCCACGCACTTTTCATTTAAACTAGGGTCTAATATTTAAAAGCAGAGCATTTTATCCATGTTTCCAAATTTTGggctttccttaaaaaaaaatcaatctggcAATGCCAAGCAGCTATTGGTTGGAGCTGGGTTATGGCTGCTCCATTTATTAATAGTGACATTTGAGCAGTTCTTACTGTCTGCCAGACACAAGAGTTAATAACATGATCTTGATACTGCTGTTgtcttcattttccagatgaaaaaacGGAGGCACAGAGCAGTCCAGCTACTTGCCCAAAGTCAGGCAGCCAATAATTTGCAGAGCCAGAGTTCAAAACTAAGGGGTCTGGCTCCAGAGGCAGCCCGTGTCCTCTTGGAGAGTTCCCTGCCTGGCCCGTATAGAGCTTGAGTTTGCCACCCCTGTACTGGTGTCTCTCGGGCCCTATCTAAAGCCCTTTTGCACCTATGTTTTACTGCTGGGTCTTTGGGTGGGAGCGGGCGGTGAGGAGGGATGTCATGTCTTTGAAAATCAAAGTTTGAGCAAGCCTgtcccctgcttaaaaccccaGGGCCAAGCGTGAGGTCCCCAACCTAGCAGTCATGGTTCTCAGAGCTATGGATGCTAGATTCATTGGAGGGGGTTCAGAAAGGAGCCCCCTCAGTACCTCTGTAGTTAAGGTGTCTCAAGTTGACAGCCAATGGGTTGGACACAACCCATGCATATGATTTGTTTGGCCCCAGCAatgcttttaaaatcatttttgatcTTTCCAGAAAGCTCAGCTGATCTAGCACCAGTGGGTTCATGTTCCCATGTAACAGCAGTCAGCTGGAGCTGAGACTGTGGCACAGAGGGACAatggggcagggacagagctcAGACTCAGGCCTGGGGCTCTTCATGGAGCCTGCCAGGGCCCCTGGGCTGacagtgtctctctctgcctccctccccccgtTCAATCCCTGTCTTCTACTCATTCATCCTCTGTCTCTCAATCTCCCCCTCATCTTTCTGTCCTCACACCTGTTTCTCCATCTCCTATGTCGCTCTTCATCCACATCTTTCTGTGTCCCCCATATCTATGGCCCTGTCTCTCCACATTTGTCTGCCCCTATATCTGTCTCTCTATGTCTCTGTCCCCCCACATTTCTCTTCCTGTTTCCCCATATGTCTTTCTTCTCTCATGAATGTCTCTCTGGCTCTCACATTTGCTTCCTTGTTTCCCCATTGTCTCTGCCCacatctctctctgtttctggaCACCTTTCTTCCACCTGGGCCTCCCCattccttatttatttctgtttctctcccccCTCACTCCCTCGTGTTGCCCATCTTTACCTTGTTGCACGGGATGGCCCAGCTCCCCGGACCTGAGGAATCCCAAACCTTCACCGTCATCTGTGGTGGGCCTGGCATAGCTGTGGTCCTTGCCCAAGGCCCTGCACCTCCGACAGTAGACACCAAGCCTGAGCTCCTGGACACTCAGACACCCAGTGCATAAGGATCAGGACAGATAATGTCAAGGGACAGAAGATACAAGATGGAAAAAGAGAGATTCGTCACACACGGGCTCGGCCAGCCCCACCGCCCATGCCTGGGGAGCAGCAATGCCTCCCTCAAAGGCCTGGGTATCATGGCCCCCCTCCTAGGGAACCCTTGAACCTTAGGGGTGAGCTGGGCCCAAGTCCTCCATCAGCCCCCAGTTCCCTGGGTACCAGGCCTCTGCCACTCCTAGCTCAAATCTTTGCAGTCAGTAAAACACCTCAAGGCAGAACACAGGTTGGTTACTTGGGGAGGGTTGGACCTGGTTTCTGAAGAGCCCCTCTCACCTTTTGCCAAGGCTGGTGCTGTGCTGGGGATGCCGCAGTGGACACAGCTGAACAACATCTCTGCCCTCCTGGTGCTCACCTTCCACTTGAGTAGGAGATGAACTAGTAAACTAATAAACGAGATAATGTCAGACTGTGATAAGTGCTACAAAGagtgaataaaaatgtaattgagaggaggggtggggagagggctcTCAAGGCGATGTTCTAGCAGATACCTGGGATGATGACAAGGACCTGGCTGGAAGGCTTGTGGGGCAGTGTTGCAAGAGAAGAATAGCTCCTGCCCTGCAGAGGGCCTGGCATCTAGGGGTGTCGGAAGGCAGTGTTGCTGTGGAGAAATCCACAGTAGGGACGGGagtgagggggtggggatgggggcagggtcCATTTTAGATAGGGAAAGCAGAGCTGTCACTGAAAAGGCACCAATAAGTAAAACCCtgaaaggggagagagggaaccATGTAGGTATCTGGGGGAAgggcatttcaggcagaaggaacaactactgcaaaggtcctggggtaaGGAGCAAAGAGGCTAGTATGGCTGGAGTGGAGTGAACAAGGGGGAGAGTGACAGAGGGTGACATTGGAGAGACGGCAAGGGCAAGTTCCCATAGGGCCTTGTGGGCCATGGTCGAGAGCCTTGGCTTTTGCCTGGAGCGAGGACAGCAAGCACATGCCTGTGAGTCAAGGAGGGCCC
Coding sequences within:
- the THAP8 gene encoding THAP domain-containing protein 8, yielding MPKYCRAPNCSNTAGRLGADNRPVSFYKFPLKDGPRLQAWLRCMGCEHWVPSCHQHLCSEHFTPSCFQWRWGVRYLRPDAVPSIFSRAPPAKSQRGTRSTKKRVVPLPPQEATPQPPGRTIAAPGPVHLVVLGPAAGTPEAAATVLLPALPTSPTLAGPRPDVPAQQAGAGLGAALGALQRRVRRLQRRHQRHQVQLRALEQLAQQLLAQARRGLQRVLPGPEESQTFTVICGGPGIAVVLAQGPAPPTVDTKPELLDTQTPSA